One Falco naumanni isolate bFalNau1 chromosome 15, bFalNau1.pat, whole genome shotgun sequence DNA segment encodes these proteins:
- the LOC121097710 gene encoding arylamine N-acetyltransferase, pineal gland isozyme NAT-3-like isoform X1, whose protein sequence is MPATTSKESGSRGSMDIKEYFARISYRGSYDKPDLATLTDIFQHHIRAVPFENLNIHCGERIVLDLEVTFNKIVRKNRGGWCMENNNLLSWVLKTLGYDVTLLGAKVFVPEYDAYADEIDHLLLKVVLDNKSYIVDGGFGMACQMWQPMELVSGRDQPQTPGIFRFLEDNGVWYLEKMRRKQCTPDGTVPTSHELETEGRRRIYLFTLQPQDIEEFKARNNHLQTAPKSLFVLKSLCSLQTTDGIRSLVGWKFTEMKYNYKDNMDLVEIKILADDEIEKTLKEKFNITLDKKLVPVNRSRLSVV, encoded by the exons ATGCCTGCCACCACCAGCAAGGAGAGCGGGAGCAG AGGCAGCATGGACATCAAGGAGTATTTTGCCAGAATTTCTTACCGGGGCTCGTACGATAAGCCAGACCTGGCTACCTTGACAGATATATTCCAGCACCACATCCGAGCAGTCCCTTTCGAAAACCTCAACATCCACTGTGGGGAAAGGATCGTGCTGGACCTGGAAGTGACTTTCAACAAAATAGTGAGGAAGAACCGTGGGGGCTGGTGCATGGAAAACAACAACCTTTTATCTTGGGTCCTGAAAACCCTCGGCTACGACGTCACTCTTCTGGGAGCAAAAGTTTTTGTCCCGGAGTATGATGCGTATGCAGATGAAATAGATCATCTGCTGCTAAAAGTGGTGCTTGACAACAAATCCTACATTGTGGATGGTGGCTTTGGGATGGCCTGCCAGATGTGGCAGCCAATGGAGCTGGTTTCGGGAAGAGACCAGCCACAGACTCCGGGGATCTTTCGCTTCCTGGAGGACAATGGGGTCTGGTACCTGGAGAAGATGAGAAGGAAGCAGTGCACTCCCGATGGAACTGTCCCCACTTCCCATGAGCTGGAAACAGAAGGTCGCCGTCGGATTTATCTCTTTACCCTTCAGCCACAGGACATTGAAGAGTTCAAAGCCCGCAACAACCACCTGCAGACAGCACCAAAATCCCTGTTTGTTCTAAAGtctctctgcagcctgcagacCACTGATGGCATCCGCTCTCTTGTAGGGTGGAAATTCACCGAGATGAAGTACAATTACAAGGATAATATGGATCTAGTGGAAATCAAAATCCTTGCAGATGATGAAAtagagaaaacactgaaagagaaGTTCAATATAACACTAGACAAGAAATTGGTACCCGTCAATAGAAGCAGGCTGTCGGTGGTTTAA
- the LOC121097714 gene encoding arylamine N-acetyltransferase, pineal gland isozyme NAT-10 yields MNLEEYFARTGYKGSLEKQDLETLTDIFQHHIRAVPFENLSIHCGEKITLELEHVYNKIVRRKRGGWCMENNQLLGWVLKRLGYDASFLGAYVFNPHQNAYATIMTHLLVKVAIDGKDYIVDGGFGVSYQMWQPMELVSGKDQPQAPGIFRFTEKNAIWYLEKVRRKQYIPNQSFSNSDLLEKKECRKVYMFSLEPRTVEDFHFQCTYLQTSPDSLFTKKSICTLQTTDGFRALIGWTLTETIYNYKENMDLVEFVNLEDEEIEKTLKEKFNITLDRKLVPINVKGFYTI; encoded by the coding sequence ATGAACCTTGAAGAATATTTTGCGAGAACCGGCTATAAAGGTTCCCTTGAAAAACAAGATTTGGAAACCTTAACTGATATATTCCAGCACCACATCCGTGCTGTTCCCTTCGAAAACCTCAGCATCCACTGTGGGGAGAAAATCACTTTGGAGTTGGAGCATGTTTATAATAAAATTGTGCGGAGGAAGCGGGGTGGCTGGTGCATGGAAAACAACCAGCTGTTGGGCTGGGTCCTCAAACGCCTGGGGTACGACGCTAGCTTTCTGGGAGCGTATGTGTTCAATCCACATCAAAACGCGTACGCCACCATCATGACCCATCTCCTTGTAAAGGTAGCGATCGACGGCAAAGACTATATAGTTGATGGAGGCTTTGGTGTATCTTATCAGATGTGGCAGCCCATGGAGCTCGTGTCGGGGAAAGACCAACCCCAGGCTCCCGGCATCTTTCGCTTCACGGAAAAAAACGCCATCTGGTACCTTGAGAAAGTGAGACGGAAACAATATATCCCCAACCAAAGTTTCTCTAATTCTGATCTTCTAGAGAAAAAAGAGTGTCGTAAAGTTTACATGTTCAGCCTTGAGCCACGGACAGTGGAAGATTTCCATTTCCAGTGCACGTACCTTCAGACCTCTCCTGATTCCCTCTTCACAAAGAAGTCCATCTGCACCCTCCAGACCACTGATGGCTTTCGAGCGCTAATTGGGTGGACACTCACTGAGACCATATACAACTACAAGGAAAATATGGATTTGGTGGAATTCGTAAATCTTGAAGATGAAGAGatagaaaaaaccctcaaagaGAAATTCAACATAACCCTAGATAGAAAACTTGTCCCAATTAATGTTAAAGGATTTTACACAATCTAG
- the LOC121097713 gene encoding arylamine N-acetyltransferase, liver isozyme-like codes for MNIQEYFARISYNESHEHADLQTLTVIFQHHIQAIPFENLSMHCRETMELDLQSTYNKIVRKKRGGWCLESNHLLFWALQELGYDVCLLGGNSYEPAKRAYTAEINHILLKVVIKGNSYIVDAAFGGAYQAWKPLMLISGKDQPQIPGIFRFTEDNGSWYFEKVKRKHYIPEQSVPFTDTPDLGNIRKIYTFTLKPRHINDFQELNTYLQVSPDNILAKKSICTLQTTEGVYALVGWTFTEVKYNYTEDVDLVQITTLTDEEVEKTLKDKFNIVLENKLTPVNVRGLPPNLVDTI; via the coding sequence ATGAACATTCAAGAGTATTTCGCAAGAATTTCTTACAATGAGTCCCACGAGCACGCAGACTTGCAAACCTTAACCGTCATCTTCCAGCATCACATCCAGGCAATTCCTTTTGAAAACCTCAGCATGCATTGCAGGGAGACCATGGAACTGGATTTACAATCTACTTACAATAAGATTGTGAGAAAGAAACGTGGTGGATGGTGCCTGGAAAGCAACCACCTTTTATTTTGGGCCTTGCAAGAATTAGGGTATGATGTCTGTCTTCTTGGAGGAAACAGTTATGAACCGGCAAAGAGGGCATACACTGCTGAGATAAATCATATCCTACTGAAGGTGGTGATCAAGGGAAATTCCTACATTGTCGATGCTGCTTTTGGCGGTGCCTACCAGGCATGGAAGCCATTGATGTTGATTTCTGGGAAGGATCAACCCCAGATCCCTGGCATCTTCCGCTTCACGGAAGACAATGGCTCCTGGTACTTCGAGAAAGTCAAAAGGAAGCATTATATTCCTGAGCAAAGTGTCCCTTTCACTGATACTCCAGACCTAGGgaacatcagaaaaatatatacattcaCTCTCAAGCCACGACATATAAACGACTTTCAGGAGCTTAACACATACCTACAAGTGTCTCCAGATAACATACTTGCGAAGAAGTCGATCTGCACGCTCCAGACCACTGAAGGGGTTTATGCCTTAGTTGGATGGACCTTCACGGAGGTGAAGTATAACTACACAGAAGACGTGGACCTGGTGCAGATCACAACTCTCACAGATGAAGAGGTTGAGAAGACACTGAAAGACAAATTCAACATAGTGCTTGAGAACAAGCTCACACCAGTAAACGTTCGCGGCTTGCCACCTAATTTAGTGGATACGATCTAA
- the LOC121097710 gene encoding arylamine N-acetyltransferase, pineal gland isozyme NAT-3-like isoform X2 encodes MDIKEYFARISYRGSYDKPDLATLTDIFQHHIRAVPFENLNIHCGERIVLDLEVTFNKIVRKNRGGWCMENNNLLSWVLKTLGYDVTLLGAKVFVPEYDAYADEIDHLLLKVVLDNKSYIVDGGFGMACQMWQPMELVSGRDQPQTPGIFRFLEDNGVWYLEKMRRKQCTPDGTVPTSHELETEGRRRIYLFTLQPQDIEEFKARNNHLQTAPKSLFVLKSLCSLQTTDGIRSLVGWKFTEMKYNYKDNMDLVEIKILADDEIEKTLKEKFNITLDKKLVPVNRSRLSVV; translated from the coding sequence ATGGACATCAAGGAGTATTTTGCCAGAATTTCTTACCGGGGCTCGTACGATAAGCCAGACCTGGCTACCTTGACAGATATATTCCAGCACCACATCCGAGCAGTCCCTTTCGAAAACCTCAACATCCACTGTGGGGAAAGGATCGTGCTGGACCTGGAAGTGACTTTCAACAAAATAGTGAGGAAGAACCGTGGGGGCTGGTGCATGGAAAACAACAACCTTTTATCTTGGGTCCTGAAAACCCTCGGCTACGACGTCACTCTTCTGGGAGCAAAAGTTTTTGTCCCGGAGTATGATGCGTATGCAGATGAAATAGATCATCTGCTGCTAAAAGTGGTGCTTGACAACAAATCCTACATTGTGGATGGTGGCTTTGGGATGGCCTGCCAGATGTGGCAGCCAATGGAGCTGGTTTCGGGAAGAGACCAGCCACAGACTCCGGGGATCTTTCGCTTCCTGGAGGACAATGGGGTCTGGTACCTGGAGAAGATGAGAAGGAAGCAGTGCACTCCCGATGGAACTGTCCCCACTTCCCATGAGCTGGAAACAGAAGGTCGCCGTCGGATTTATCTCTTTACCCTTCAGCCACAGGACATTGAAGAGTTCAAAGCCCGCAACAACCACCTGCAGACAGCACCAAAATCCCTGTTTGTTCTAAAGtctctctgcagcctgcagacCACTGATGGCATCCGCTCTCTTGTAGGGTGGAAATTCACCGAGATGAAGTACAATTACAAGGATAATATGGATCTAGTGGAAATCAAAATCCTTGCAGATGATGAAAtagagaaaacactgaaagagaaGTTCAATATAACACTAGACAAGAAATTGGTACCCGTCAATAGAAGCAGGCTGTCGGTGGTTTAA